atatttagttgCCTCTGTTTTTTGTGATAAGGTTGGTAGTGGTGGTTTTAGTGTACGTACAACTTAATTATGaggtttgttttatatgtattgaaAAACCTGTGTGCAACCAAATCTGAACCTAGACACGATTAGTAcagtatgtttatgtatttatgcgGTGTATACATTCACGTTAATGTATAACTAATTACTTCATAGCTGTCTAcaacaaactgttttttaaattccCATTCATCCAGTTGGCTTGCTGGATGCTAGTTTTGCTGACCAGGAATAAATGCTGTTCCTGTTCTATAAATTCAACATATTTGAAGTGAATAGGTTACGAGCACAAATGATGACACACAGGATCTGTCTACCTCTTTCTTTTATTGTGTGATACGCTTTTCTGTCAACCTAAGTGCATAATGCGGTTATATCAGAATGGCAATTTAAGGTGATTCACCTAGTTAATTAATAGTAAAAGTATTCTTCTATTGCTGGCCTACTTAAAATGTAAATCCTTTATGAATTACTTACTTTCAGTAACTTCAAACACTTATACCTAGATGTAATGCAGTAAAAGTCTCTAACACTACAAGTTCAGTTTAAAATATGCAGAATGATGTGACAGATCTGTCTTTTTAGGAGCTGAAGGAGGAGGAAATGACTGAAGAGGAAAAAGCTGCACAAAAAGCGAAGCCTGTGGCTACATCTCCTATCCCAGGAACTCCATGgtatgattattataatttttgttttattgaatcgCAGGCTTGTCATACTTTTAGTCTACTCACAAAAGGTTGCTTAAGCTTATTTCCCTTATAATAACCACCCTGTCTTAAATAAACCATAAAACGGAACTTTTAAATTCTTCATCTTGCCTTCAGTTAAAGGTGTGTTTGTTTGCAGGTGTGTGGTGTGGACGGGTGATGACAGAGTGTTCTTCTATAACCCCACGACTCGTCTCTCCATGTGGGATCGCCCAGAAGAACTGATTGGCAGAGCTGATGTTGACAAAACCATCCAGGAGCCTCCTCACAAGAAGGCCACAGAGGATGGGAAGAAAATgggtgagtattttttttttcttcatttttcagaTGAGGCTAGATGAAGCTTGCCAATCTCTGGATACCATTTTGCCCCTACTTCTGGGCTGTCTCAAAAGGCTGCTGTTGACATTTTAGAAGTGATATGCATTCTGATAGGTGGCAGTGACCTGTACTGTGGCTGACATCCCCTTAAGCTCAATTCTTTTGAATGCTATTCAGTTACTCCCTTATTTTCTGTTTGGTGCTGACAGAATTCTTAAGGTTTTACTTTAATTCGCTATAGGCAAAGAAGAACTGGAGACATCAACAACAGAAGATGCGATTGATGATGAACCTATCAaggcaaagaaaagaaagtacGTTAATAGAGCCGTCTTCCTTAAGTACTTTGGGACTCATTTTGGTTAATTATTCTACAAGACATTTTAActagatttaaataaaatcaatttaatatagaaCACCATGATGCTTTCTAATTATGTGCCTTCTGTGATTCAGCGTCCACAGGATTTTAAGGTAAAACATCAGAATGCAACATTAAACCATGCACCTGTGTAAGCCGTTCTTGGTTGTAGTAAACCGATCCCTGAAACACCCATTCATAAGATACAGAGAAGtactacagtttgtttttttagttatgaGAATCTGGCTGACTttttagtgttgtatatattataacacatatatacagcttttgttttcttttttactgtcaTTCAGAGATTATGTTTAAGGACTTGTGCTGTTACAACacacatgttttaatatatatatataatatatatatatatatatatatatatatatatatatatatatatatatatataagatatatatatatatttctaaaagcAAACCATTGAATACATGGTAACCTTAAAGTAGGCAGGattgattttaataaatgaaGATAGTTCTTCAGCAAGATACTGAAAATTAAAGTGTCTACAGCTTATAAGTCATAGCGTGCAAAAGGAGTAGTGTGGGGACTGTTAAAGCAAGCCCTGAAGTATCTGTGTTGCAGGAAGGACGACGTGAAAGATGTGGACTCTGAGAAAGAAGCAGCCATGGAGGCAGAGATCAGGGCTGCCCGGGAGAGGGCCATCGTCCCTCTGGAAGCCCGTATGAAACAGTTCAAGGACATGCTGCTGGAGAGAGGGGTAAAATACTTCAATCCAACCGCAATTGTGTAACCAGCTCTTTaatgttatagaaacataaaacTAAATGGAAGCCATTTAAGGTACAATCTTCAGTTACAATTTATAACCTTTGGTATTTTGtaatcttgtcttttttttttttttttttttttttttttttgtgaaagttgCAATTTTACATCTCAGTTCAAGGTTTGAGAAGTATTTTAAATGCTGGCCAATTAATATTCTGCTTTATCTAATTTGATTTCAAGTAGTAATAGAGATGTGTCTTGCACACAGACAGATTAAGTGAAACAAGCTGAGAACTATACTTGGTTCTCCCTTAGTCAgtttgtaaaaatgaagaaaacatattttactacTGAAGCTTTTGTAGGATATGTCACATTAAATTAACAAGGTTAGTATTTGAAATAAGCATTTACCTTGTTCAGTGTTTTGGTAGATGTAAACATTGTATAAGGTGTTTTTTGTTAGGTGTTAGTCAAATACTTGAGAGAATTAGACTtgttgaaataataaatacatacaaatctaAATGATAGACATTTACAATAATTGAAAGTGGATAATATCAGGAATATACAACATGTATTTAACTATGGTTATTAGTTCTGTAAGTTTAACTATAATGCAACCTGTTTTAATGAaatctttcttgtttttttttgtccacaaACCACACAAGCTGTGGTTGTGCAGTgttaaacacaattattattgGCAAAGCTGTCTTTGCAGTCTGCTATGGAGTACTTTGATTTCAGGTGTCTTTTGATTTGAAGTCGATGCACTCTTAAATTCTTTATCTAAAAGGCTATTTTTCTAAACAGATAAAaggaaaaggtttttaaaatatcaaaagccCAAACTTCAAGGCTTAACCTCTTGTAgactcttattttttatttttttaaatggcgcTCTGCGGTAGGTATTTTAATAGGTTATTAGGGAGAAATCGCTTGGTTATATAGCGACAGTCCATACCAATTAGAGAGAGAAATTCACAATTCCACCTCCCACTGCTTGTCATTTATTAGAGATGGAAACTTCAGTTGGGGAAATAGACATGACAGAAATCCACTCTAGTATCCCGCAGACTACAAGTAAAAAGAGGTTACCTGCTGCAAAAAGTGGTTGTTTTTAAGTGACTTGGAAAATTAAtccttgtgggtttttttttgtttgtttgttttgttacccTTTAGGTTTCTGCCTTTTCAACATGGGAAAAAGAGCTTCATAAGATTGTGTTTGATCCTCGATACCTACTGCTTAATCCGAAGGAACGCAAACTGGTAAAGTCTAATAAATGACTTGTTTTATTCTACTGCTGTAAATAATTTCAGTAGAAGAACTCAACTGTTGAAATTCACTCTTCAGGTTTTTGACCAATATGTGAAGACCAGGGCAGAAGAGGAGAGGAAGgagaaaaagaataaaacaatgcagGCCAAGGAGGATTTCAGAAAAATGATGGAAGAGGCGAAATTAAATACAAGGTGGGGAGTAGTTTTTTGTTGCTGATTTGGTAGAGGCTTGGCTGGCTTTGAATTCGATGCAGTGGTAGTTTCTTTGGAACTTCTGCTTGTAGTGAgaaacttttatttgtttttccataGGACCACCTTCAGTGAGTTTGCATCCAAACATGCTAAAGACTTGCGTTTCAAATTAATCGAGAAGATGAAGGACAGAGAGGCCATGTATACAGAGTTTATGACTGCATTGCgcaagaaggagaaggaggactCCAAGAACCGGGGAGAAAAGGTTAGGAGTTTAGTCTCAGTGGGTTTTGAGAGAGTGTGTTGAAGCATGACTGGAACGGGACAAGGTCAAGGCTAGGTTTCCAAATCATTTAGAACAGGCTTGAGTTATAGTTCATGTTTCTTATAAAACCTGCTATattgcattttacagtacatATAGCTGTCAAGAATTCTTTCttctaaatttgttttttttttattttattctagcCCATGTACAAcctttatatatagttatatagctACTtgcctttctttattttaaacaacaaaaaggtacatatttaaaaaaaaaaaaaaaaaaaaaaagtaccagtacTTTTTATCAGTGTAAAGGGTAGATTTAAGCCAgtgttttttatctttaaataaacagttctgatgttttaaaatgagtactCATCAGAAGGAAAGGTCATATATTAAAGATTAATGAGTTTTAAATGTCGCCTGATTGAGATGGGAAATGATGTGGTAAGGGCTCCCTCCTGGAGAGTTGGCTGGCAGGATAGTTCATCCAGACTTCATTATTAGAGAGCTGAGCCTGAGGTCCTTCCACATTTCTCTGTGCAGCAAGAATGGTGAAAAAGTGACTCGGAAGCATAATAATTCATGgcatttatataattattttaatactaataCTAGATTTGAAACTTATTTGAAAAGTAGTTGAACTGACTTAAGGCATACACAAGTATAGTATTAATGTGTGTGCTATGCTTTAGtttgtaatgtaatataatgcattttcGAAGTGCTAAAGCTTCatcacatttttaaagtattatgtTTACCGAGGatgcattattttataaatacaatgtatacaaagttattgtttacatttaaatataaccttAAGACTACAGGAATGAATGTGTTCCACTCATTGGAGACTTTAGTTATATGTAAATGTGTTCTTGCTAAACTGTTTCCCTCCTTTCCTAAGTGCATACtgtttaaccctaacccaaactttCATCTCTAACAAAGTCATATAATTTTTAGAAAAGATTTAGTTTGTGGCATGAATTCCATTTGTAAAGAATGTgacatgtatgttttatttttgttcatctAATGTTATGTTTTACCATTTTCATGTATTCTGTTTTATAACAAGTGGATAGACTTTACAGTATTGTGCTGTGCCGCCTGTCAATCTGTTCAAACTATCAGCTGTCAATCACTGACACACAAAGTATTATGGGATTCCCTATTGAGGAACAGAATTGTGAACTCTATGTGGTGACTTTAGCCTCCCACAGGTCcggtataatattatttatttatttatttattgcttgtgAAGTGATTTGAGTTGtgcccaatttttttttcttaaatctatGTATCTTGAAAATGATGATAACATAGTTGGTTAACAGGCTATCACgtctcatttaaaacaaacaaaaaaaaaaggtacaaatgtGATGTGAAGCTTTGGCAGTCATTTGTCATTATTGAAAGTCTTTTGAAAGATGATTTAGGGAAAGTGGTTCATTCTTTCAGAATGTCAGTGGGTGGTGCTGAGCTTTTACTTTGCTGCCAACCCTTGGTACAGCCTGTCTAAATTGCACAATTAAACTtcatttaaacactttaaatggtACTTTTTAGTGGATTTTAGTCTGGGTTCTCAAGTACAGTTTCTAGAAAACATAATTGCATGCCTTAGAAAGCTTTAAAGATGTTAATGTCCTTTACTGTAATTCTGATATTTACATATTATATGAGTATAGATTAGGTAAGGTAGCTTTTGGCATAATTTGTACGATGGGTACAATTTATATTCATAGAATTAACAGCtgctaatttttatttatttatttatttatttatttaacaatgctAGTCTAATTGTGAGTGCATTTTTGCTTTACAAACTTAAGGCTACGTAGTCTGGTAAGCCTTACAAcatatgtgtgtatttaaaacagcaagtaGATAATGAAGTGTTTTATATATTCCTATCTGAATTGTACAGTACAAGAGTAGATCCTTTTAGTTAAAGTAGACtataaatatcatttttaaagcaCTTCTACATTCAGGCAAGGTTTAGTGCTTTTTGCTTTTCTTGCAAACCTCTTACAGTGCGTTATTTGTTACTAACAGGTCCTtcgtgtgtttttgttgtttttctccttCGATTTCCTTGTCCTGTATCAACCTTTAGGTAAAACATGACTTCTACGAGTTGCTGTCTGACCACCATATTGATGGTCAGTCTCGCTGGAGCAAAGTGAAAGATAAAATAGAAAGTGACCATCGTTACAAAGCTGTGGAGGGCTCTTCCACAAGGGAAGAACTGTACAAGCAGTATATAGACAAACAGGCAAAGGTTTGTATTTGCATAAGAAGTCTTAAAGTGGCTAAAAAAATCAACtacgttatttttttattagaaccTTTAACACAGACTACAAGTAGAATCAGTCTAAGAAAGATGGTTAGGATTTACTTTGTAAATTGAGGTGATCTTAAAGATTTTTAATTCTATGTATAAACTAGTCTTTGTACTGTGCTTCTAAAATTCCTTGAAGGTGATTaccaagagatttttttttctttttcttccctaACCCCATCTTTTCTCTAGAATTTTGATTCGGACAAGGAGAAAGAGCTTGAAAGGCAGGCCCGTATAGAGGCAAGCCTCCGCGAGCGTGAGAGAGAAGTGCAGAAAGCGCGCTCTGAGCAAACCAAGGAAATCGACAGGGAAAGGGAGCAGCACAAGCGGGAGGAGGCGATGCAGCATTTTAAAGCTCTTCTATCTGACATGGtgaatgcagttatttttaaCATGCAACAGGAACCTGTCAAACAGCCCAGTATTACTGGGATGACAGTATTGGAATACAGTGATTATAGATTgtagaatatgttttattaagtgCCATGTATTACCTGGCTGCGTGAGAGGAAATGATCAATAACAGCTTTGCTGTGACTCTTGTCCCCCTAGTGTCAAGATTTTAACCCTGTCACGTATTTGTTTTGCCTAGTTGTTGCAAAAACTtcaggcattttttattttatttttttcagtaaaggGTGACTCTTCAGCACTTTCTCCACTATCTGTAGTTTAATATGATGGAGGGTATTGAGAGAACTCTTTTCCCATGATTTATAATTTCTAATGCATTTTTCTGCAGGTCCGTTCCTCGGACGTTTCGTGGTCAGATACGAGAAGGACACTGCGCAAAGATCATCGCTGGGAATCTGCGTCTCTCTTGGAGCGAGAAGAGAAGGAGAAACTTTTTAATGACCACATCGAGGCTCTTGCCAAGAAGAAGAAAGAGCATTTTAGGCAGCTCCTAGATGAAACGTCTTCTGTAAGCATGCCATTCCCTTAACTTTCAATGCTGAACAGAGACACCAGAGGCAATGTTATGTTTGATATATAATTGAACATGCTGTATGTAAAAGGACTTGCTAGCAAGTGAACAGTTTTGATGTCAAGAAAATCTATGCAGTTTGCTGGGAAAAAGGTTATTTCGTcatgtatcattttaatatatattttttaatttttagattaCTCTAACCACAACATGGAAAGAAGTTAAAAAGATTATTAAGGAAGATCCTCGTTGTATCAAGTTTTCATCAAGTGACCGGGTAAGTCTCTGCAGAAtacactaatgtgttttgttttgttttgtttttttatacttcagAGCACTATAATTACTTAGTATGTTGTCCTTGGGTTTGCTGACTTGCAAGAGTAGGTGACTGTTAgcttagtatttatttatttatttatttatttatttatttatttatcttggtACCTCAGCAGATTTGCATAAATACACAGTTGAAAATGTATATACACTGTAAGCAGTAATCAGTAAGGTTTAAGCTTTatgcatatttgtttgtttttgctgtttttgttagaAAAAGCAGAGGGAATTTGAAGAGTACATCCGAGACAAATACATAACTGCAAAAGCAGACTTCAGAACTTTGCTCAAAGAAACAAAGTTTATTACATAcaggtttgtatatatatatatattttttttgtcttgctgaaatctgtttgttaaaatgtgtaatagTGTTTACAGGGTTAAGTAAACCTGTATTGTATTgccttttatttagaaaatgaatGACGTGCATAATGCAAGTGCACAATTTTACAACTTTTGTTTGAGgaaaaatgtactatttaatgttACAAAGAAACTTCTTTATcagcaattacttttttttttttttttggatgtgctCACAGATCCCGAAAATTGATACACGAGTCTGACCAGCACCTGAAAGATGTAGAAAAGATTCTTCAGAACGACAAGCGTTACCTGGTACTAGACTGCGTCCCTGAAGAGAGACGGAAGCTCATCATGGCTTACATTGAGGACCTGGATCGCAGAGGTCCTCCACCGCCTCCCACTGCTTCAGAGCCCACGCGGCGATCTACAAAATAATCCATCGCCTTCGCAAAGGCTTACTACAGTACATCTACCGGAAACCAATGCATGAGCCATCTAGCAGACGTCTAAATGCACAGTATTGCCTGTATGTTGTGAAATAACATGCAATATCCCTGTATTTAAGAAAAGTGGTCATCATCACCAATAGAGAGCGCCTTTCTGGATTAAATTGAGCTTTTaagcttattttaaaaagggatctATTCAATGCAAACACAATTACATCTGTGGCTAAAATGAAGGTTCTGCAATCTGTTTGTAACATTTTTAGATAGTGAATATATATTCGGTGGTTATTCATGTGACTGGGATGGCTGTGCAAGTGAccagccttttaaaaagggcgtCATTGTAGAATACAGGATACGGTTTgatgaatgtttaaatgtttctaCAGTTCAATTGAATTTGGATATGTTGCTATATTTCTGTACATGCTGAGTTTACTGGAATAAAGgcaaccccctttttttttttttttttcgccctGTGTGGTAAGATTGTAAATTTTAAACACAAGCTTTTGATGGTTTACTTCAGCGAGAAATGATGATGTTGAGAATAGCATTCACAGCAGTAGAGTCTCAGCTGATAAACGCAGTATGTTATGTGGTTTTTAACTGTTAGCAACAGGAGTTCAGGCTTTAGCCATGGTGCCAATTAGCACACTGCTTTTAATGTCAGCCAGCGCACCTGCATACCTGTGCCTTCTAACAAACCCCAGCATGAAACTGCAGAGTATGTGGTGGAGATCAGTATTTTCACACATTCTTGTATTTCAGGTTGTGTTCAGTGGCTGTCCCgtctccccccacacacacaatgtgttttataaatgtgtcaCACATTTTAGCCTTAAGGCTACATACCAAAATTTTTGAAGGTTCTGTTTATCCATACCTTTTTGTCTGGAACGTGGCACTTGCATTGATAATTGGCTGAAGCACCTTTCCATACTACTGCACCAAGTTTGCATTACAATTAATTGCACTAACATAAATTTTAATCATAATCTATTTTATTACATACATGATAATTGTGGTTTTAACATACAAAAGACAATGGCCTGCTGTTTTAagtaatgtatataaaacaaaacattacattgaTACTGTAACTGATAAATTAAACAACCTTCCAATAGTTTACTTTTAATTTACCCTATTTACAGCATATGAAgaagattattttattacttgtccTTTGCATGAATTTATAGAGGGCTATCAGGCTAGGTACAATGTGATAATGTTCGGCTTTGTTACAAAACAGAATTATTGATTTAAGTACTTTAAAACTAGACAGGATTTAGCTTTAGCAGCTACAAATGTACAAGGCTTTTATTTGTTGATAAAGGTTTTGCTTTACGGTTACTATAAATAAATtgtcatacattttatttattttcaagaagcCAAAACTATGTCAATCTCCCAACTTCTTTTGGTTGTAAAAGCCCAAGCTGCTAGAAAGACTAATACAAGTATATAATGAAAAGTACAATAACAGAGAAGACACTAATCATGTATCATGTAAAACCAGTCACGAACTGCACGTCTTTCTACATATGCATACAGTTATGGACCATGTAAGTACAGGAAACAGTAATGTTACAATCCAAAAACTGTCAATAGAATGTAAACGTTACTTAACATTTAatcttttacaaaatataaatatgtttaggTCAGGAGTCAAAGGTGAATTGCTACTGTGGCTGTTGTTTCTTGGGGTCTTGGTGTTCCCATGGAATAGGGTCGTTCTCTTGAGTTGTGGATTCAGCTTCTCGCTCATGCCAAAACTGCTCTACATCAGGCAGGATAATGTCCTTGTTTATTGGACTGTGTGGGTTTTCCTTGCTGGAGGACGGTTCTTGATTTTGGTTAAATTTGGTCTGTTCATCCTGGCAATGATCGGAATTGGGGGGTGCCTCTGCTGGACTATTTTCGACTTGAGTTTCCTGTGGTTCTGAATCGGGATTTTGTTTCTTCATGATCAGCCTTGTCCACAAGCCTTTATATCCTTCTCTAAATTCTTCAGACATGGACAAGATGATGAGCGGGTTCAGCAAGGAGATGGCAAACATGATTACCTGGGctgaaattacaaaaaacagcGGTGGGGCAGGACCATTCTCCATAATGTGGTTCACCCAAACCCAAGACACCCATTCGGGCAGCCACATTGAAGAAAAAGTCATTGCAGTACTCAACAGCATTACAGTCAGCTTTCTGGAGCGTATTTGGTTTCTCAAGTTTAGTGTTTTTGTCCCTCTCCTCTGGCATCTTCCGTAAGAACGCCAGAAGTAAATAAACGCAAAGCTTAAGGGAGCCCAGAAGATAACAAAAGGGTAGAGCTTCACATAAACCGACATGAAGTCTTGTGCTGATAAAGGAATGGCTTGGATACAAACAAGTCCACCTCCTTCGTGCTTTAGTGTTGCAAAAAGCCAGGCAGGGAGTGGTA
The Polyodon spathula isolate WHYD16114869_AA chromosome 22, ASM1765450v1, whole genome shotgun sequence genome window above contains:
- the LOC121297501 gene encoding G-protein coupled receptor 151-like, which encodes MEKLASKVSNFSTTNSSVDHLRYIAGGHQHLDSKEWKVLLPAVLAVICVLGSAGNLTVIGVLISNARKKKPSLINSLILNLSMADLLILAFAVPFKAAAYSKASWTLGWFVCKTNDWFIQSCMAAKSFTITILAKACFMYVSNPNKQIKIKNKTILAVLMTSWILASILPLPAWLFATLKHEGGGLVCIQAIPLSAQDFMSVYVKLYPFVIFWAPLSFAFIYFWRSYGRCQRRGTKTLNLRNQIRSRKLTVMLLSTAMTFSSMWLPEWVSWVWVNHIMENGPAPPLFFVISAQVIMFAISLLNPLIILSMSEEFREGYKGLWTRLIMKKQNPDSEPQETQVENSPAEAPPNSDHCQDEQTKFNQNQEPSSSKENPHSPINKDIILPDVEQFWHEREAESTTQENDPIPWEHQDPKKQQPQ
- the LOC121297191 gene encoding transcription elongation regulator 1-like isoform X1 translates to MADRGEAEEIGRFNDSRMAQQQALRFRGPAPPPNPVMRGPPPLMRPPPPPFGMMRGPPPPPRPPFGRPPFDPSMPPMPPPGGMPPPMGPPHMQRPPFMPPPMGSMPPPPGMMFPPGMPPVPTPGAPTLPPNEEIWVENKTPEGKVYYYNARTRESAWTKPDGVKVIQQSELNPIMATQAAAVSSASSPVISTVATPVSTQAASTAHSTSPSSTATLTAATAVSQAVSSSSNQDLTSTVTSSSPTSVSASTVTATVTPVQAAPQPIPQSLPAAVPQQVPHAVPQQVPHAVPQQVPHAVPQPTTTIPAFPSVMVPPFRVPLPGMPGMPIPLPGVAMMQIVSCPYIKTIAPNKNGMLSGMGPPLVPMMHPQVAIAASPAALVGAMPFSEWSEYKTMDGKTYYYNNRTLESTWEKPYELKEKEMFLKEMEKPKEASKDNFEEAEPMEMEEEEPKMEPPKEIKEELKEEEMTEEEKAAQKAKPVATSPIPGTPWCVVWTGDDRVFFYNPTTRLSMWDRPEELIGRADVDKTIQEPPHKKATEDGKKMGKEELETSTTEDAIDDEPIKAKKRKKDDVKDVDSEKEAAMEAEIRAARERAIVPLEARMKQFKDMLLERGVSAFSTWEKELHKIVFDPRYLLLNPKERKLVFDQYVKTRAEEERKEKKNKTMQAKEDFRKMMEEAKLNTRTTFSEFASKHAKDLRFKLIEKMKDREAMYTEFMTALRKKEKEDSKNRGEKVKHDFYELLSDHHIDGQSRWSKVKDKIESDHRYKAVEGSSTREELYKQYIDKQAKNFDSDKEKELERQARIEASLREREREVQKARSEQTKEIDREREQHKREEAMQHFKALLSDMVRSSDVSWSDTRRTLRKDHRWESASLLEREEKEKLFNDHIEALAKKKKEHFRQLLDETSSITLTTTWKEVKKIIKEDPRCIKFSSSDRKKQREFEEYIRDKYITAKADFRTLLKETKFITYRSRKLIHESDQHLKDVEKILQNDKRYLVLDCVPEERRKLIMAYIEDLDRRGPPPPPTASEPTRRSTK
- the LOC121297191 gene encoding transcription elongation regulator 1-like isoform X2 codes for the protein MADRGEAEEIGRFNDSRMAQQQALRFRGPAPPPNPVMRGPPPLMRPPPPPFGMMRGPPPPPRPPFGRPPFDPSMPPMPPPGGMPPPMGPPHMQRPPFMPPPMGSMPPPPGMMFPPGMPPVPTPGAPTLPPNEEIWVENKTPEGKVYYYNARTRESAWTKPDGVKVIQQSELNPIMATQAAAVSSASSPVISTVATPVSTQAASTAHSTSPSSTATLTAATAVSQAVSSSSNQDLTSTVTSSSPTSVSASTVTATVTPVQAAPQPIPQSLPAAVPQQVPHAVPQQVPHAVPQQVPHAVPQPTTTIPAFPSVMVPPFRVPLPGMPGMPIPLPGMLSGMGPPLVPMMHPQVAIAASPAALVGAMPFSEWSEYKTMDGKTYYYNNRTLESTWEKPYELKEKEMFLKEMEKPKEASKDNFEEAEPMEMEEEEPKMEPPKEIKEELKEEEMTEEEKAAQKAKPVATSPIPGTPWCVVWTGDDRVFFYNPTTRLSMWDRPEELIGRADVDKTIQEPPHKKATEDGKKMGKEELETSTTEDAIDDEPIKAKKRKKDDVKDVDSEKEAAMEAEIRAARERAIVPLEARMKQFKDMLLERGVSAFSTWEKELHKIVFDPRYLLLNPKERKLVFDQYVKTRAEEERKEKKNKTMQAKEDFRKMMEEAKLNTRTTFSEFASKHAKDLRFKLIEKMKDREAMYTEFMTALRKKEKEDSKNRGEKVKHDFYELLSDHHIDGQSRWSKVKDKIESDHRYKAVEGSSTREELYKQYIDKQAKNFDSDKEKELERQARIEASLREREREVQKARSEQTKEIDREREQHKREEAMQHFKALLSDMVRSSDVSWSDTRRTLRKDHRWESASLLEREEKEKLFNDHIEALAKKKKEHFRQLLDETSSITLTTTWKEVKKIIKEDPRCIKFSSSDRKKQREFEEYIRDKYITAKADFRTLLKETKFITYRSRKLIHESDQHLKDVEKILQNDKRYLVLDCVPEERRKLIMAYIEDLDRRGPPPPPTASEPTRRSTK